From Jeotgalibaca dankookensis, one genomic window encodes:
- the deoB gene encoding phosphopentomutase, producing MKKYKRIHVVVMDSVGIGESPDAGDFGDLGAHTLGHIAETAGLNVPEMEKLGLGHITNIEQIKAVEEIKGYHTKLEEISVGKDTMTGHWEIMGLNIETPFRVFPDGFPEDLINQLETFSNRKIVGNKPASGTEILDELGEHQMKTGDLIVYTSADSVLQIAAHEEVIPLEELYKICEYAREITLEDPYMIGRIIARPYLGKPGDFKRTSNRHDYALSPFGETAMDHLKNAGLDVIAIGKISDIFNEQGVTDSVRTKSNMDGVNQFIKVLDRDFTGISFLNLVDFDAVYGHRRNPQGYAEAIEAFDSRIPEILSHLREDDLLLITADHGNDPTAPGTDHTREYVPLLAYSKSMTKSGKLPQGYFSDIAQTIVDNFDVKPTEYGKSFLNKLV from the coding sequence ATGAAAAAATACAAACGTATACATGTAGTTGTAATGGATTCTGTAGGGATTGGAGAATCTCCTGATGCAGGAGATTTCGGAGATTTAGGAGCTCATACTCTGGGCCATATCGCAGAAACAGCAGGATTAAATGTTCCTGAAATGGAAAAGTTAGGTTTAGGCCATATTACAAATATCGAGCAAATTAAAGCAGTAGAAGAGATTAAAGGTTACCACACAAAATTAGAAGAAATATCTGTTGGTAAAGATACCATGACAGGGCATTGGGAAATAATGGGGTTAAATATTGAAACGCCATTCCGCGTTTTTCCAGATGGGTTTCCTGAAGACTTAATCAACCAATTAGAAACTTTTTCAAACCGAAAAATTGTTGGTAATAAACCAGCAAGTGGAACAGAAATATTGGATGAATTAGGCGAGCATCAAATGAAGACGGGGGACTTAATTGTTTATACCTCTGCAGACTCAGTTCTACAAATTGCTGCTCATGAAGAGGTTATCCCGCTAGAAGAGTTGTACAAGATTTGTGAATATGCACGTGAGATTACTTTAGAAGATCCTTATATGATTGGACGCATTATTGCCCGTCCTTACCTTGGTAAACCGGGAGATTTTAAACGAACCAGTAATCGTCACGACTACGCATTGAGTCCCTTTGGAGAAACTGCCATGGACCATTTAAAGAATGCTGGTTTAGATGTAATAGCGATTGGTAAAATTAGTGATATTTTCAATGAACAAGGCGTTACCGATTCAGTTAGAACAAAGAGTAATATGGATGGCGTTAATCAGTTTATTAAAGTTCTAGATCGCGATTTTACAGGAATTAGTTTCTTAAACCTTGTTGATTTTGATGCCGTTTATGGACATCGTCGTAATCCACAAGGATACGCTGAGGCAATTGAGGCGTTTGACAGTCGTATTCCAGAAATATTATCACATTTAAGAGAAGATGATTTATTGCTCATCACCGCAGATCACGGAAATGATCCGACTGCGCCAGGGACAGATCATACTCGTGAATATGTACCATTACTAGCTTATAGTAAATCAATGACAAAATCAGGTAAGTTACCACAAGGTTATTTTTCTGATATCGCACAAACCATAGTTGATAATTTCGACGTTAAACCAACTGAATATGGTAAAAGTTTTTTAAATAAATTAGTTTAA
- the dnaE gene encoding DNA polymerase III subunit alpha, with amino-acid sequence MSFVHLQVISHYSLLQTTTSLEDLVRLSKERGYQAIALTDYNYLYGQLDFFKLCKKYKIKPIIGVQIELPGIIQTDREFPLVILAKNDKGYRNLMALSTLKSKGDMLTFKKVLQEGMADLIAITPGKTGEIEWFLNQNEIEKAQEIALYWKKTFEREQFLLGIQVYKSIQNLILPLKRLGEKTGIPTIAMGDVRYLNADDYFSTKVLQAIGKGEQIEIKEEALTGQHYLREATETLALFSKWDLEKEAAMTVKVAEAIHINIPLHQNLLPRYPIPKETTTQNYLKDLCREGLKNRVPSAGEEYFKRLNYELSVIHDMGFDDYFLIVWDVMDYARRKKILPGAGRGSAAGSLVAYALNITHVDPIRYALLFERFLNKARYTLPDIDLDFPDDRRDEVLHYVQHKYGEDHVAQIITFGTLAAKMSLRDTARVFGLTTQEAGRWSAAIPNQLGINLKESFRKSSGLQKLIEESPKNKLLFETAQKIEGSPRHISTHAAGVVISDRSLVDLIPLQYREGELLLTQYPMGNVEEIGLLKMDFLGLKNLTILNNAIQLAEEQAHLSIDIFALPTDDQETMNLFKRADTNGIFQFESAGIRNVLRRLGPENIEDLVAVNALYRPGPMEQIEAFINRKKGKEAIVYPHPNLEPILKVTYGIMVYQEQVMQVASKLAGFTLGEADILRRAIGKKHKETIDQERDHFITGALENGYDQSTAIQVYDYIERFANYGFNRSHSVAYSFIAYQMAYMKTHYPVAFFAALLNSINPHSDKMNDYILDIKKHHLETLHPDINESIWNFSVQNGKIQFGLGSIKGLRRDFIQAILKERKASGPYKHFVQFLRRLPEKWLKSELIEPLIFSGVFDSFGYNRATLCQSLPGMLTSIAYSGNNIGLFQVLEPKYILSEELSPIQLAEKEEEYLGFSLRGHPIDAYDYLYAQEGLKYISELEASRPEQIMGLLKEIKRIQTKKGDAMAFLTVTDSSGVLSVTVFPELYRRYLKILKEGRLLVLNGKLDVKRGKDHESFIVKSITELEEFVHKSQEKSKKCYIRLTPENKKQFEEVGLLLKKHPGETLVIVVDTISNRTILMDKTYCFNYSEEVARSLELLVGKSNFILK; translated from the coding sequence GTGTCATTCGTCCATCTTCAAGTAATTAGCCATTATTCCCTGCTCCAAACCACAACGTCTTTAGAAGATCTAGTCCGACTTTCTAAAGAAAGAGGATACCAAGCAATTGCCTTAACAGATTACAATTACTTGTATGGGCAGCTAGATTTTTTTAAATTATGTAAAAAATATAAAATAAAACCCATAATAGGCGTTCAAATAGAATTACCAGGTATTATTCAAACAGACAGAGAATTCCCTCTCGTTATACTGGCTAAAAATGACAAGGGATATAGAAATTTGATGGCATTATCAACCTTGAAGTCAAAAGGTGATATGCTTACTTTCAAAAAAGTTTTACAAGAAGGTATGGCAGATCTTATTGCTATTACTCCAGGTAAAACGGGAGAGATTGAGTGGTTTTTAAATCAAAATGAGATAGAAAAAGCCCAAGAAATAGCACTTTACTGGAAAAAAACATTTGAAAGAGAACAATTTCTTTTAGGAATTCAAGTATATAAGAGCATTCAAAATTTAATTCTACCTTTGAAACGGTTAGGAGAAAAGACAGGTATCCCAACTATCGCCATGGGAGATGTCCGTTACTTGAATGCTGATGATTATTTCAGTACGAAAGTTCTACAAGCAATCGGCAAAGGCGAACAAATTGAAATAAAAGAAGAAGCTCTAACGGGTCAACACTATTTAAGAGAGGCCACGGAAACATTAGCACTTTTTTCAAAATGGGATTTGGAAAAAGAAGCGGCTATGACCGTCAAAGTGGCAGAGGCGATTCACATAAATATTCCCTTACATCAAAACCTATTGCCACGCTATCCCATCCCAAAAGAAACCACTACGCAAAACTATTTAAAAGATCTGTGTAGGGAAGGGCTTAAAAATAGAGTGCCTAGTGCGGGAGAAGAGTACTTTAAACGGCTCAATTATGAATTATCAGTTATTCACGATATGGGTTTTGATGATTATTTTTTAATTGTTTGGGACGTTATGGATTACGCGCGTCGCAAAAAAATATTACCCGGTGCTGGGAGAGGGTCTGCAGCCGGTTCTTTAGTTGCTTACGCATTGAATATCACTCATGTGGACCCAATTCGATATGCCTTGCTATTTGAGCGGTTTTTAAATAAAGCACGTTATACGTTGCCAGATATTGACCTTGACTTTCCAGATGACCGTCGTGATGAAGTCTTACATTACGTCCAACATAAATATGGGGAGGACCACGTTGCTCAGATTATTACCTTTGGGACACTGGCAGCGAAGATGTCTCTACGTGATACTGCCCGTGTGTTTGGACTGACTACGCAAGAAGCGGGAAGATGGTCGGCGGCAATCCCTAATCAATTGGGAATCAATTTAAAAGAGTCCTTTAGAAAATCATCAGGCTTACAAAAATTGATTGAAGAATCTCCAAAAAACAAATTATTATTTGAAACAGCCCAAAAAATTGAAGGATCTCCTCGACACATTTCAACGCATGCAGCAGGGGTAGTTATAAGCGATCGTTCCTTGGTTGATTTGATTCCGCTTCAATATCGCGAGGGAGAACTTCTCCTCACTCAGTATCCTATGGGGAATGTTGAAGAAATTGGCTTATTGAAAATGGATTTTTTAGGTTTAAAAAACTTAACCATTTTAAATAACGCCATTCAGCTAGCAGAGGAACAAGCACACCTATCAATCGATATATTTGCTCTGCCAACCGATGATCAAGAAACCATGAACCTATTTAAGAGAGCCGATACAAATGGGATTTTTCAATTTGAATCAGCTGGTATTCGAAATGTTTTACGTCGACTTGGGCCAGAAAACATTGAAGATTTAGTAGCTGTTAATGCTTTATATCGACCTGGTCCAATGGAGCAAATAGAAGCATTTATCAATCGTAAAAAAGGCAAAGAAGCAATCGTTTACCCGCATCCTAATCTAGAACCTATTCTGAAAGTCACTTACGGAATTATGGTATATCAAGAACAAGTTATGCAGGTGGCATCAAAATTAGCTGGGTTTACACTTGGTGAAGCAGATATTTTGCGCCGTGCAATCGGGAAAAAGCACAAAGAAACGATTGATCAAGAGCGTGATCATTTTATTACAGGCGCCCTAGAAAATGGCTATGACCAGAGTACAGCGATACAAGTATATGACTATATAGAACGTTTTGCGAACTATGGATTTAACCGTTCCCATTCGGTTGCCTATTCATTCATTGCTTATCAGATGGCTTATATGAAGACTCATTACCCCGTCGCTTTTTTTGCTGCTTTATTAAATTCGATTAACCCTCATTCTGATAAGATGAATGATTATATTTTAGATATAAAAAAACATCATTTAGAGACGCTTCACCCTGATATTAATGAGAGCATTTGGAATTTTTCAGTACAAAATGGCAAAATACAGTTTGGTTTAGGTAGTATCAAAGGTTTAAGACGGGATTTTATTCAAGCTATTTTAAAAGAGAGAAAAGCATCCGGACCTTATAAACATTTTGTACAGTTCTTGAGGCGCTTACCTGAAAAATGGTTAAAATCAGAACTGATTGAACCGCTTATTTTCAGTGGTGTTTTTGATTCTTTTGGATACAACCGTGCGACACTTTGTCAATCTTTACCAGGGATGCTTACAAGTATTGCTTACAGTGGGAATAATATTGGACTATTTCAGGTACTGGAACCTAAGTATATTTTAAGTGAAGAATTGTCACCCATTCAGTTGGCTGAAAAAGAAGAAGAGTACTTAGGTTTTTCTCTTAGAGGGCACCCAATTGATGCATATGATTACCTGTACGCACAAGAAGGCTTAAAATATATTAGTGAATTAGAAGCTTCACGACCTGAACAAATCATGGGATTATTAAAAGAAATTAAAAGGATACAAACGAAAAAAGGAGATGCCATGGCATTCTTAACGGTTACCGATAGTTCAGGCGTTTTGAGCGTGACAGTCTTTCCAGAATTGTATCGCCGCTATTTAAAAATATTAAAAGAAGGGCGTTTACTTGTTTTAAATGGTAAACTCGATGTTAAACGCGGAAAAGATCATGAATCATTTATTGTTAAATCAATAACAGAGTTAGAAGAATTTGTTCATAAAAGCCAAGAAAAATCAAAGAAATGTTATATTCGGTTAACACCAGAGAATAAAAAGCAATTTGAAGAAGTGGGCTTATTATTGAAAAAACACCCCGGAGAAACACTGGTTATCGTTGTTGATACAATCAGTAATCGTACAATATTAATGGACAAAACTTACTGTTTCAATTATTCTGAAGAAGTGGCAAGATCACTTGAATTACTAGTAGGTAAGTCTAATTTTATTTTAAAATGA
- the queA gene encoding tRNA preQ1(34) S-adenosylmethionine ribosyltransferase-isomerase QueA translates to MKTSDFDFDLPEELIAQVPLKDRTSSRLLLLDSDTGQIEDSHFPSILDELKAGDALVLNNTRVLPARLHGVKPDTGAHMEVLLLNNTEGDRWETLVKPAKRAKVGTVLSFGKGQLIAVVKEVLDHGGRIIEFQYEGIFLEILEALGEMPLPPYIKEKLDDAERYQTVYAKENGSAAAPTAGLHFTKELIAQAEAKGVQIVYLTLHVGLGTFRPVSVEDLDSHEMHSEFYELSEESAQKLKEVKQTGGRIIAVGTTSIRTLETIGTKFNGEIKADSGWTDIFISPGYTFKLVDGFITNFHLPKSTLIMLVSAFAGRERVLEAYEHAVREKYRFFSFGDAMFVKPKSESI, encoded by the coding sequence GTGAAGACAAGTGATTTTGACTTTGATTTACCGGAAGAATTGATAGCTCAAGTACCTTTGAAAGATCGTACTTCATCGCGTTTACTACTTTTAGATTCAGATACAGGACAGATAGAAGATAGCCATTTTCCATCTATTTTGGATGAATTAAAAGCAGGTGATGCTTTAGTCCTAAACAACACGCGCGTCTTACCCGCACGACTACATGGTGTTAAACCAGATACAGGAGCTCATATGGAAGTATTGCTTTTAAACAATACTGAAGGTGATCGCTGGGAAACTCTCGTAAAACCCGCTAAACGTGCCAAAGTAGGGACTGTTCTGTCTTTTGGGAAAGGCCAGTTAATAGCAGTCGTAAAAGAAGTTTTGGATCACGGAGGAAGGATTATTGAATTCCAATATGAGGGGATTTTCTTAGAGATTTTAGAAGCACTAGGCGAAATGCCACTACCACCTTATATTAAAGAGAAATTAGATGATGCAGAGCGTTATCAAACGGTCTACGCAAAAGAAAACGGTTCAGCAGCAGCACCAACAGCAGGGTTGCATTTTACAAAAGAATTAATAGCCCAAGCAGAAGCAAAAGGGGTACAAATTGTTTATTTAACCTTGCATGTCGGACTAGGGACGTTTCGTCCGGTATCTGTAGAGGATTTAGATAGCCATGAAATGCACTCTGAATTCTATGAGCTTTCTGAAGAATCTGCTCAAAAATTAAAAGAAGTTAAACAGACAGGTGGACGTATTATTGCAGTAGGAACGACTTCTATCCGTACTTTAGAAACAATTGGAACCAAATTCAACGGTGAAATCAAGGCAGACAGTGGCTGGACGGATATTTTTATTTCGCCTGGCTATACGTTTAAACTGGTAGATGGCTTTATTACTAATTTTCATTTGCCAAAATCGACTTTAATCATGCTAGTGAGTGCCTTTGCTGGACGTGAACGTGTTCTTGAGGCTTATGAGCATGCAGTAAGAGAAAAGTACCGTTTCTTTAGTTTTGGAGATGCGATGTTTGTCAAACCTAAGTCAGAATCCATATAA
- the pfkA gene encoding 6-phosphofructokinase translates to MKRIAVLTSGGDAPGMNAAIRAIVRKGIYDGLEVYGINYGYAGMVAGDIHRLTVDDVGDTISRGGTILYSARYPEFKDLEGQKKGIEQLKKFGIEGLIVIGGDGSYRGGAALTKLGFPTIGIPGTIDNDIVGTEYTLGFDTAINTVLDSVDKIRDTATSHVRTFIIEVMGRNAGDIALWAGIGSGAESIVIPEIDFRMEEVVKEIRAGRERGKKHTIIMLAEGVMQGTEFAEKLKEYDNFHTRVTVLGHVQRGGSPSARDRVLGSLFGYNAVQLLEEGKGGLCVGIVGSELAYSDISETLNTKRDVPYLSLYQINKEISF, encoded by the coding sequence TTGAAACGTATTGCAGTTTTAACAAGTGGTGGGGATGCACCGGGAATGAATGCAGCCATCCGAGCAATTGTACGAAAAGGCATCTATGATGGCTTAGAAGTATACGGAATCAATTATGGTTATGCAGGAATGGTTGCCGGCGATATTCATCGGTTAACAGTAGACGATGTTGGGGATACGATTTCTCGTGGTGGAACAATTCTTTACTCTGCTCGCTATCCAGAATTCAAAGATTTAGAAGGACAGAAAAAAGGGATCGAGCAGTTGAAAAAGTTCGGTATTGAAGGATTAATCGTTATTGGTGGGGATGGTTCTTATCGCGGTGGAGCAGCCCTTACGAAATTAGGCTTCCCAACCATTGGTATCCCAGGAACGATTGACAATGACATAGTTGGAACGGAATATACACTTGGATTTGATACAGCCATTAATACGGTATTAGATTCTGTTGATAAAATTAGAGATACTGCAACAAGTCACGTGCGAACTTTTATCATTGAAGTAATGGGTCGCAATGCTGGAGATATCGCACTTTGGGCTGGTATCGGTAGTGGTGCGGAGAGTATTGTGATTCCTGAAATAGATTTTCGTATGGAGGAAGTAGTTAAAGAAATTAGAGCCGGTCGTGAGCGTGGTAAAAAACATACCATCATTATGCTAGCAGAAGGTGTGATGCAAGGAACTGAGTTTGCAGAAAAACTTAAAGAATACGACAATTTCCACACACGTGTAACCGTACTGGGACACGTCCAACGTGGTGGTTCTCCCTCTGCTCGTGACCGCGTTTTAGGTAGTTTATTCGGCTATAATGCTGTACAATTACTGGAGGAAGGAAAGGGCGGATTGTGTGTAGGGATTGTTGGATCTGAACTAGCCTATAGCGACATTTCTGAAACCCTAAATACCAAGCGTGATGTACCGTATCTTTCTTTGTATCAAATCAATAAAGAAATCTCATTTTGA
- the pyk gene encoding pyruvate kinase: protein MKKTKIVCTIGPASESLDTLITLIESGMNVARLNFSHGDHEEHLARIKNIREASRITGKMVGILLDTKGPEIRTHNMKEGSVELISGQTIRISMTEVEGTKDVFSITYPGLINDVVVGDHILLDDGLVDLEVTELDQENDHIVTVVKNSGLLKNKKGVNVPGVSTDLPGITEKDASDIEFGIANDVDFIAASFVRRASDVLAITEILEKHDATNIQIIPKIENQEGMDNIDEILKVSHGLMVARGDLGVEIPTEDVPIAQKLLIQKCNALGKPVITATQMLDSMQRNPRPTRAEAGDVANAIFDGTDAVMLSGETAAGDYPVESVQMMASIALRTEEALVGQDSFTLKAYSNTDMAEAISQSVGHTARNLNIQTIVAATESGHTARMISKYRPKAHIVAVTFTESQARGLSLSYGVYPYVTEKPDSTDEMMDLATIVAKESGFAKEGDLIIITAGVPVGERGTTNLMKIQLIGSKLATGQGVGNQSVIGKAVVALSAEEANRNATEDCILVVKTTDRDYMPAIEKASAIVVEAGGLTSHAAVIAIAQGIPVIVGAQDITNLVTDGEIITADSRRGIIYRGATTAI, encoded by the coding sequence ATGAAAAAAACGAAGATTGTATGTACGATTGGACCTGCAAGTGAATCATTAGACACGCTGATTACCCTTATAGAATCGGGTATGAATGTTGCACGTTTAAATTTTTCCCATGGTGACCATGAAGAACATCTAGCACGTATCAAAAACATCCGCGAAGCATCTCGTATTACTGGTAAAATGGTTGGGATTCTCTTAGATACAAAAGGCCCAGAAATTCGTACCCATAATATGAAAGAGGGTAGTGTAGAATTAATTTCTGGACAAACCATACGTATTTCTATGACAGAAGTTGAAGGAACGAAGGATGTTTTTTCAATTACATACCCCGGACTAATTAATGACGTTGTTGTAGGGGATCACATTCTGCTGGATGATGGGTTAGTGGATTTAGAAGTTACTGAACTCGATCAAGAAAATGATCATATTGTAACAGTTGTAAAAAACTCGGGTCTTTTAAAAAATAAAAAAGGTGTCAATGTTCCGGGTGTTTCAACAGACCTCCCAGGTATTACAGAAAAAGATGCAAGTGATATTGAATTCGGTATTGCCAATGATGTTGACTTTATTGCAGCCAGCTTTGTTCGTCGCGCTAGCGATGTTTTAGCTATCACTGAAATTTTAGAAAAACATGATGCAACCAACATTCAAATTATTCCAAAAATAGAAAACCAAGAAGGTATGGATAATATAGACGAAATCCTTAAGGTTTCTCATGGTTTAATGGTCGCACGTGGAGACTTAGGAGTAGAAATTCCAACTGAAGATGTTCCAATTGCTCAAAAATTACTTATCCAAAAGTGTAATGCTTTAGGTAAACCAGTTATTACAGCTACGCAAATGTTAGACTCTATGCAACGCAATCCGCGTCCTACAAGAGCAGAAGCAGGAGACGTTGCAAATGCAATTTTTGATGGAACAGATGCAGTTATGCTTTCTGGTGAAACAGCAGCAGGAGATTATCCAGTTGAATCTGTTCAAATGATGGCTTCAATTGCCTTACGGACTGAAGAAGCGCTTGTGGGTCAAGATTCCTTTACGCTTAAAGCTTATTCAAACACAGATATGGCGGAAGCGATTAGTCAATCGGTTGGTCATACAGCGCGTAACTTAAATATTCAAACAATTGTGGCCGCTACTGAATCGGGTCATACAGCACGAATGATTTCTAAGTATCGTCCAAAAGCCCATATTGTGGCAGTGACCTTTACAGAAAGTCAAGCACGTGGGTTATCATTGTCTTATGGTGTTTATCCGTATGTGACAGAAAAACCAGACTCAACAGATGAAATGATGGATTTGGCTACAATTGTGGCTAAAGAGAGTGGTTTCGCTAAAGAAGGCGATCTAATTATCATTACTGCGGGTGTTCCTGTTGGCGAACGTGGTACTACAAACTTGATGAAGATTCAGCTGATTGGATCAAAATTAGCAACGGGTCAAGGAGTTGGAAACCAATCGGTTATTGGTAAAGCTGTAGTAGCACTATCCGCTGAAGAAGCAAATAGAAACGCAACAGAAGATTGTATCTTAGTAGTTAAGACAACTGATCGAGACTATATGCCGGCTATTGAAAAAGCAAGTGCCATTGTAGTCGAAGCTGGAGGTTTAACGAGCCATGCAGCTGTTATTGCGATTGCGCAAGGTATTCCTGTTATAGTAGGAGCGCAAGATATAACCAATCTTGTAACAGACGGGGAAATTATAACAGCCGATTCTCGCCGTGGTATCATTTACCGAGGAGCAACTACTGCTATCTAA
- the xerD gene encoding site-specific tyrosine recombinase XerD — translation MNDKIQEYLHHLRIEQGLATNTIQSYKRDLEKYEGFLKDNHINHFSEVTKKNILTYLTYLDSQKLAASSISRMISALRQFHKYLIQEKTILINPMDDIRLPKKKQSLPKSLSFEEIERLLTTPDTKTDLGLRDRAILEVLYATGLRVTELITLTLSEVHLELGFVQFIGKGDKERIVPLGEEAIYWVEEYLSTSRPNLAKGRTPSPHLFLNFHGHGFSRQGIWKNLNGMVRQAGITKNVSPHMLRHSFATHILENGADLRVVQELLGHSDISTTQIYTHISKARMVESYRQYHPRA, via the coding sequence ATGAATGATAAAATTCAAGAATATTTGCACCATTTACGAATTGAACAAGGGTTAGCAACGAATACCATTCAAAGTTATAAACGCGACTTAGAAAAGTATGAAGGCTTTCTAAAAGATAACCATATTAATCATTTTTCAGAGGTTACCAAAAAAAACATTCTCACTTACCTAACCTATCTAGATAGCCAAAAATTAGCTGCTAGTTCTATTAGTCGGATGATTTCAGCTCTACGCCAATTCCATAAGTACTTAATTCAAGAAAAAACAATTCTAATCAACCCGATGGATGATATTCGTTTACCTAAAAAGAAACAATCACTACCAAAATCGTTAAGTTTTGAAGAAATAGAGCGTCTACTGACAACGCCAGATACAAAAACCGATTTGGGATTACGTGATCGTGCTATTTTAGAAGTGTTGTATGCAACAGGATTACGCGTGACAGAACTGATAACGTTGACTTTGAGTGAGGTACATTTAGAGCTGGGCTTTGTCCAATTCATTGGTAAGGGTGATAAAGAAAGAATTGTGCCTTTAGGTGAAGAAGCTATCTATTGGGTAGAAGAATACTTGTCCACCAGTCGGCCCAACCTAGCAAAGGGTCGAACGCCGAGTCCACATCTTTTTTTAAATTTCCACGGGCATGGGTTTAGTAGGCAAGGAATTTGGAAGAATTTAAATGGTATGGTTAGACAAGCAGGTATAACTAAAAATGTTTCACCACATATGTTGCGCCATTCATTCGCCACGCATATTTTAGAAAATGGTGCAGATTTACGGGTGGTTCAAGAATTGTTGGGCCATTCTGATATATCAACCACTCAAATTTACACACACATTAGTAAAGCACGAATGGTAGAGTCCTACCGTCAATACCATCCTCGTGCTTAA
- a CDS encoding S1 RNA-binding domain-containing protein, producing MNKDLGTVITALITDENEQAFFAQKNGVTYRLNKSEENDQLQIGDTVEGFAYESMKKDLTITPTIPNSQVDQYGWGTVVDVRKDLGVFVDIGLPDKEIVVSLDYLSDIKSLWPKKGDQLMIALTVDEKDRIWGELADEEVMRSISKIPQADGWQNKDVTGTVYRLKMVGTFVLTDDYHIGFIHPTEREVEPRLGEKVQARVIGVSPHGMLNLSLKPRVHEALEGDAQMILTLLEQSPTHSLPYYDKSDPDTIRDYFGISKAQFKRALGRLMKEKLIVQEDGQTKLIKNKE from the coding sequence ATGAATAAAGATTTGGGAACCGTCATAACAGCGCTTATTACTGACGAAAATGAACAAGCTTTTTTTGCTCAAAAAAATGGTGTCACTTATCGCTTGAATAAAAGTGAAGAAAACGACCAGTTGCAAATTGGTGATACGGTAGAGGGTTTTGCCTATGAATCAATGAAAAAAGATTTAACAATTACACCTACAATACCAAATAGTCAAGTTGACCAATATGGGTGGGGAACAGTTGTAGATGTACGCAAAGACTTAGGCGTTTTTGTTGATATTGGTTTACCTGATAAAGAAATTGTCGTTTCATTGGACTATTTATCAGATATAAAAAGTTTATGGCCTAAAAAAGGTGATCAATTAATGATTGCTTTAACCGTAGATGAAAAAGATCGTATTTGGGGAGAGTTGGCTGATGAAGAGGTCATGCGTTCAATTTCCAAAATCCCTCAAGCTGACGGTTGGCAAAATAAAGATGTTACCGGAACGGTATATCGTTTGAAGATGGTAGGAACTTTTGTCCTAACCGATGATTATCATATTGGTTTCATCCATCCAACAGAACGGGAAGTAGAGCCGCGTTTAGGTGAAAAAGTACAGGCACGTGTGATTGGGGTTAGCCCACATGGTATGTTAAATCTATCACTTAAACCACGTGTTCATGAAGCTTTAGAAGGGGATGCTCAAATGATTTTGACCTTACTTGAACAAAGTCCGACGCATTCATTACCTTACTATGATAAAAGTGATCCAGACACAATCCGTGATTATTTTGGGATTAGTAAAGCTCAGTTCAAACGGGCGCTGGGCAGATTGATGAAAGAAAAATTAATTGTCCAAGAGGATGGACAAACAAAGTTAATCAAAAATAAAGAGTAA
- a CDS encoding YjzD family protein yields the protein MKYIVTLIWGFILGQVAFYIGSALEGNAYNFVGASILGLFVALIVIAITEIFPKSKSANV from the coding sequence ATGAAATATATCGTAACATTAATTTGGGGATTTATTTTAGGTCAAGTTGCTTTTTATATAGGGAGTGCACTAGAAGGAAATGCTTATAACTTTGTGGGAGCCTCTATTCTAGGTTTATTTGTAGCTCTAATTGTTATCGCTATTACAGAAATATTCCCTAAGAGTAAAAGTGCAAATGTTTAA